A genomic window from Pecten maximus chromosome 2, xPecMax1.1, whole genome shotgun sequence includes:
- the LOC117322169 gene encoding dentin sialophosphoprotein-like yields the protein MSSRRGRQKEDHDSDKLPVLGEDGYGNAGGYYNNNHVQNRPAGSRAFPSGSRPGSGSRRTPTPTKQIALQAVRRKDDHVKEPFDDVDLAELNSTLKLESERSFLERENSNTDIRKGNGASGFTVKLPNGYGARPKDAASKHSDDYESEKNERKDKTEKTRLVSKTHQQKPDSKSSKVKESSDDDDDDDDDDEDDPESWQEGGEKSAPMQLMMEFIGCLMQGDYPNAAKLCKMILMYEPNNAEALKFQPLINEKIELDAQPDDDSGSGESGSEDENDEDEGNSEDDSDSDDSDDSDDSDNSSQTEDENEGEKIDSGISSGLSGSNSEME from the exons ATGTCATCCAGACGTGGTCGTCAAAAAGAGGACCATGACTCTGACAAGTTACCAGTGTTGGGGGAAGATGGATATGGGAATGCTGGCGGTTATTACAACAACAACCATGTTCA GAACAGACCAGCAGGCTCTCGTGCTTTCCCCTCTGGAAGTAGGCCGGGGTCTGGAAGTCGACGTACACCTACCCCAACTAAACAAATAGCCCTGCAAGCTGTGAGGAGGAAAGATGACCA TGTGAAAGAACCATTCGATGATGTTGATTTGGCAGAATTAAACTCTACATTGAAACTTGAATCAGAAAG GTCTTTTCTGGAGAGAGAGAATTCAAACACAGATATCAGAAAAGGAAATGGTGCCTCTGGTTTTACTGTCAAATTACCAAATGGCTACGGAGCCAGACCGAAGGATGCTGCATCCAAACATTCTGATGATTATGAATCTGAAAAAAACGAGAGAAAAGATAAGACAGAAAA AACCAGACTGGTATCTAAAACACATCAACAAAAGCCAGACAGCAAGTCCAGTAAAGTAAAGGAATCCagtgacgacgatgatgatgacgacgacgacgacgaagATGATCCAGAAAGCTGGCAAGAAGGAGGTGAAAAATCAGCTCCTATGCAACTAATGATGGAG TTTATTGGCTGTCTGATGCAGGGAGACTACCCCAACGCTGCTAAATTGTGTAAAATGA TTTTGATGTATGAGCCAAACAATGCAGAAGCCTTGAAGTTTCAGCCATTGATAAATGAGAAAATTGAACTTG ATGCACAGCCAGATGATGACTCTGGGAGTGGTGAATCAGGGTCGGAGGATGAGAATGATGAAGACGAGGGCAACTCAGAAGATGATTCTGATTCAGATGACTCGGATGATTCGGACGATAGTGACAACAG cTCTCAGACTGAAGATGAAAATGAGGGAGAGAAGATTGACTCTGGTATATCCTCAGGTCTGTCAGGATCCAACTCTGAGATGGAATAG